Proteins found in one Hydrogenispora ethanolica genomic segment:
- a CDS encoding response regulator, whose amino-acid sequence MKALIVDDAAFMRAVMKRILTGMGSFEELAEAGNGAEAIKTYTAIKPDLVTMDVTMPEMDGITALKKILEVDPQAKIIVCSAMGQKDIVLEAIKAGAKHFIVKPIDEEKVVTTVSAILHA is encoded by the coding sequence ATGAAAGCATTAATTGTTGACGACGCTGCCTTTATGAGGGCGGTCATGAAACGGATCCTGACTGGAATGGGTTCTTTTGAGGAATTGGCCGAGGCCGGCAACGGCGCCGAGGCCATCAAGACCTATACCGCGATCAAGCCGGATCTAGTGACCATGGATGTCACCATGCCCGAAATGGATGGCATCACGGCCTTGAAAAAAATTTTGGAGGTCGATCCCCAGGCGAAGATCATCGTTTGCAGCGCCATGGGCCAGAAGGATATCGTATTGGAAGCGATCAAGGCCGGCGCCAAGCATTTCATCGTGAAACCGATCGATGAGGAGAAAGTGGTGACCACGGTCAGCGCCATTCTTCACGCCTAA
- a CDS encoding AzlC family ABC transporter permease, whose amino-acid sequence MERFQSFCRGFGNSVPLGISAFLYGLAYGVLAYQAHLSAGVALAMSMLIFAGASQLTAVQMIGSGIDPLPIVVTVFIINLRHYLMAASLAPYLRGYPRAARMLGAFFLTDESYAATYSHFQTQRPTIQYFLGSGICLFCFWCAATLAGYYGGNFIPARWSSILDFAFVAAFIGMLVPLVRNGPVVLTVVTAALVSVLGSIYLPGKWYIVIAALIASAVGYLAERRGVKPEASRQAACSNTDRTGAVDEAGWG is encoded by the coding sequence ATGGAACGGTTTCAATCATTCTGTCGCGGCTTTGGAAACTCCGTGCCGCTGGGGATCTCGGCCTTTTTGTACGGCCTCGCTTACGGCGTCTTGGCCTATCAGGCCCACTTGTCGGCGGGGGTGGCCCTGGCCATGTCGATGCTGATCTTCGCCGGGGCCTCGCAGCTGACGGCGGTCCAGATGATCGGCTCCGGCATCGACCCGCTGCCGATCGTCGTAACGGTATTCATCATCAATCTCCGCCACTACCTGATGGCGGCTTCCCTGGCGCCGTATCTGCGGGGGTATCCCCGCGCCGCGCGGATGCTGGGCGCCTTTTTCCTGACCGACGAGAGCTATGCGGCCACTTACTCCCATTTTCAAACGCAGCGGCCCACGATCCAGTATTTTTTGGGCAGCGGGATCTGCCTCTTCTGCTTCTGGTGCGCGGCGACGCTGGCCGGGTATTACGGCGGCAACTTCATCCCGGCCCGCTGGAGCTCCATTCTGGATTTCGCCTTTGTCGCCGCCTTCATTGGCATGCTGGTTCCGCTGGTCCGGAATGGGCCGGTGGTGTTGACGGTCGTGACGGCGGCGCTCGTCTCCGTGCTGGGCAGCATCTATCTGCCAGGAAAATGGTACATCGTGATCGCCGCCCTGATCGCTAGCGCCGTCGGATACCTGGCCGAACGGCGCGGCGTTAAGCCGGAGGCTTCCCGGCAAGCAGCGTGCTCGAACACAGACCGGACGGGAGCGGTGGATGAAGCCGGGTGGGGATGA
- a CDS encoding tetratricopeptide repeat protein, with protein MRKWCIFALILLLCAAWGGGSARSCLAQSGGAALAAAGQPPAGAASAAAPSPPWYQRPLPPLNLSRWTLGLFAAALALLAGAGAGCAYLLYRSGRRALRRIGRVARNAAVLADQAASRAALIESPLAALIRALRQRTGPELQAAVADRLSEPAPPELQAHYASLGQTIELLEWLGAELTMAECLGRGLDLYYRNQPARALAYFEKARRKAEQVKKPHCLPWHGMGMCLARLGRRPEALAALEEAVKLSGSDALVWADHGSLLAQMERLPEALASYDRAAALAPSEGAVLRERGRILALLGRDQDALAVYEQSLSLAPGQPELWHARSRLLNRLGRTADALAACEQATSRRPDYSEAWLDQGRMLRKLKRPGEALAALDRVPPGDPLRGKALFLKGLLLADLARFDEALLALDRVVETEPGSTGLWLARAGVLRALNDGPAALRAVERALEIQPGASGAWQIRGEILADLGRDGEALLAFDRALAIAPSASVRQAQIRLLLKLERYQEALPLVEQALAADPQAEFWKQKGVVLDQLGQPDAALTAFDRALELEPDSPEALCLKGFILAELQREDEALALFDRAAAAAPDLPPLVWETMGRLHLERNQPEPAQKALERAVQLTPDSAEAWTGLGKALLHTGRRAEALAALDRALRLQPGAAEPWLWKALALIGLERFEEALVALNQAVEIDPHCRAWHIKGMLLADLNRNDEAIAALDKASELDPRNGEIWFYKGKTLYELECDDEALAALEAALRCDPDSQEARFYLGIILQERGLLDQAGAAFAQVLENDPGFSKGWLFQSNLLRVMQRPAEALAAIDRAIGADPANSLAWYFKGILHYELRDFRAALNAFENAIALGPEVGQFWFYKALVLGGLGLKEEAVAAYARAHDLEPGLVEAWALKGCLLAELGRAAEALAACDRALEIGTESARAWFYKGYVLCRLDRAAEAIFYIEKSLQLDPDDAEAWNLRGLIHQQLGRIDKALHSYYQALEVDPDSDEAHYHLARCWALQGNKAKSLEHLKAAIRLNPANLELARSDPDFEAYRGDPDFEDLLG; from the coding sequence ATGCGAAAATGGTGCATTTTTGCCCTCATCCTCTTGCTTTGCGCCGCTTGGGGCGGCGGATCGGCCCGGAGTTGCCTGGCCCAATCCGGCGGGGCCGCGCTGGCTGCGGCGGGCCAGCCACCGGCCGGCGCTGCGTCAGCCGCCGCGCCAAGCCCGCCCTGGTATCAACGGCCGCTGCCGCCGCTGAACCTCTCCCGCTGGACGCTCGGGCTCTTCGCCGCCGCGCTGGCGTTATTGGCCGGGGCCGGCGCTGGCTGCGCCTATCTCCTCTACCGCAGCGGACGCCGGGCGCTGCGGCGGATCGGCCGGGTTGCCCGCAATGCCGCGGTCCTGGCCGATCAGGCAGCCAGCCGGGCGGCCTTGATCGAGAGCCCCTTGGCGGCGCTGATCCGCGCCTTGCGGCAGCGCACCGGCCCAGAACTACAGGCGGCAGTCGCCGACCGGCTCAGCGAACCGGCCCCGCCGGAACTGCAAGCGCATTACGCCAGCCTCGGTCAAACCATCGAACTGCTGGAATGGCTGGGCGCCGAGCTGACCATGGCCGAATGCCTCGGCCGCGGCCTCGACCTTTACTATCGAAATCAACCCGCGCGGGCTCTAGCTTATTTTGAAAAAGCCCGCCGCAAGGCGGAGCAGGTCAAAAAACCGCACTGCCTACCCTGGCACGGCATGGGAATGTGCCTGGCCCGGCTGGGGCGGCGCCCCGAGGCGCTGGCGGCACTGGAGGAAGCCGTAAAACTGTCCGGGTCCGATGCCCTCGTCTGGGCGGACCACGGCAGCCTGCTGGCCCAAATGGAGCGCCTCCCGGAAGCGCTCGCCAGCTACGACCGGGCGGCGGCGCTCGCTCCGTCCGAGGGCGCAGTCCTGCGGGAGCGGGGCCGCATCCTGGCGCTGCTGGGCCGGGACCAAGACGCTTTGGCCGTCTATGAACAGTCGCTGTCCCTCGCTCCCGGGCAGCCGGAGCTGTGGCATGCCCGGTCCAGGCTCCTCAACCGGCTGGGGCGGACCGCCGACGCCCTGGCCGCCTGCGAGCAAGCCACCAGCCGCCGGCCGGACTACAGCGAGGCCTGGCTGGATCAGGGGCGGATGCTCCGCAAGCTGAAACGGCCCGGCGAGGCCCTGGCGGCGCTGGACCGGGTCCCGCCCGGCGATCCGCTGCGGGGCAAGGCGCTCTTTCTCAAAGGATTGCTCCTGGCCGATCTGGCCCGCTTCGACGAGGCGCTTCTGGCCCTCGACCGGGTCGTCGAGACGGAGCCGGGCTCCACCGGATTATGGCTGGCCCGGGCGGGAGTCCTGCGGGCGTTAAACGACGGCCCGGCGGCGTTGCGCGCGGTGGAGCGGGCGCTGGAGATCCAGCCCGGAGCCTCCGGCGCGTGGCAGATCCGGGGCGAAATCCTGGCCGATCTGGGCCGGGACGGCGAGGCGCTGCTGGCCTTCGACCGGGCGCTGGCCATCGCGCCCAGCGCCTCCGTCCGGCAGGCCCAGATCCGTCTGCTCCTCAAGCTGGAGCGCTACCAAGAGGCCCTGCCCCTCGTCGAGCAGGCCCTGGCCGCCGACCCCCAGGCGGAATTCTGGAAGCAAAAAGGAGTCGTCCTCGATCAGTTGGGCCAACCCGACGCGGCGCTGACCGCCTTCGACCGGGCGCTGGAGCTGGAGCCGGATTCGCCCGAGGCCCTATGTTTAAAAGGTTTTATCCTGGCCGAACTGCAGCGGGAGGACGAAGCCCTGGCCCTCTTCGACCGGGCGGCCGCGGCCGCGCCGGATCTGCCCCCGCTGGTCTGGGAGACCATGGGCCGGCTCCATTTGGAACGGAACCAACCGGAGCCGGCCCAAAAGGCGCTGGAACGCGCGGTGCAACTGACTCCCGACTCCGCCGAGGCCTGGACCGGCCTGGGCAAGGCGCTGCTCCATACCGGCCGGCGCGCCGAGGCGTTGGCCGCCCTCGACCGCGCGCTCCGGTTGCAGCCGGGAGCGGCCGAACCCTGGCTCTGGAAGGCTCTGGCCCTCATCGGGCTGGAACGTTTCGAGGAAGCGCTGGTCGCGCTGAATCAGGCCGTGGAGATCGATCCGCACTGCCGGGCCTGGCATATCAAAGGAATGCTCCTGGCCGATCTGAACCGGAACGACGAAGCCATCGCGGCGCTGGACAAAGCCTCGGAGCTCGACCCGCGCAATGGCGAGATCTGGTTCTATAAAGGAAAGACCCTCTACGAACTGGAATGCGACGACGAAGCCCTGGCGGCGCTGGAGGCGGCGCTCCGCTGCGACCCGGATTCACAGGAAGCCCGCTTTTATCTGGGCATCATCCTCCAGGAGCGGGGCCTCCTCGACCAGGCCGGCGCGGCCTTCGCACAAGTCCTGGAGAATGACCCCGGCTTCAGCAAGGGCTGGCTCTTCCAGAGCAACCTGCTCCGCGTCATGCAGCGGCCCGCCGAGGCCCTAGCCGCCATCGACCGGGCCATCGGAGCCGATCCCGCCAACAGTCTGGCCTGGTACTTCAAGGGCATTCTCCACTATGAGCTGCGGGATTTCCGGGCGGCGCTGAACGCTTTCGAAAACGCCATCGCCTTGGGGCCGGAAGTCGGCCAATTCTGGTTCTATAAAGCCTTGGTCCTCGGCGGGCTGGGTTTGAAAGAGGAAGCGGTGGCCGCCTACGCCAGGGCCCACGACCTCGAGCCGGGGCTGGTGGAAGCCTGGGCGCTCAAGGGCTGCCTCCTGGCGGAACTGGGCCGCGCCGCCGAGGCCCTGGCAGCCTGCGACCGGGCCCTGGAGATCGGCACCGAAAGCGCCCGGGCCTGGTTCTACAAGGGCTATGTCCTGTGCCGGCTGGACCGCGCCGCGGAGGCAATCTTTTATATCGAGAAATCGCTCCAGCTGGACCCGGACGATGCGGAAGCCTGGAACCTGCGGGGCCTCATCCACCAGCAGCTGGGGCGGATCGACAAAGCCTTGCACAGCTACTACCAGGCGCTGGAGGTCGATCCGGATTCGGACGAAGCCCATTATCACCTGGCCCGCTGTTGGGCGCTCCAGGGCAACAAGGCCAAGTCGCTGGAACACCTGAAGGCGGCCATCCGGCTGAACCCGGCCAACCTGGAGCTCGCCCGCTCCGACCCTGACTTCGAAGCTTATCGCGGCGATCCCGACTTTGAAGATCTACTCGGGTGA
- a CDS encoding ABC transporter ATP-binding protein: MTELTPLPQTAIEVNQVSLAYQSDQPPELAAVDLTVREGDFISLVGPSGCGKSTLLRLIAGVLTPTSGSITVFGERQIAGWSQLSFVPQEASLLPWRNVLANVRLPLELGPRADEAAMDQKAYAALDLVNLTGVADKYPHQLSGGMRQRVALARALVGQARLLLLDEPFAALDDISRNQLHLELLRIQRRTGITVLMVTHNIFEAVFLSQAVVVMGEKPGRILGSVAIDLPAQRTLKLLGTPAFGSLVGAVQELLEQGWSDYHGNGR, from the coding sequence ATGACAGAATTGACTCCACTGCCTCAAACAGCTATTGAAGTGAACCAAGTCAGCCTGGCTTACCAGAGCGACCAGCCCCCCGAATTGGCGGCCGTCGACCTGACGGTCCGGGAAGGCGATTTCATCAGCCTGGTCGGTCCCAGCGGCTGCGGCAAATCGACCCTGTTGCGGCTGATCGCCGGCGTCCTGACTCCCACCTCCGGGAGCATCACCGTCTTCGGCGAGCGGCAGATCGCCGGCTGGTCCCAGCTGAGCTTCGTGCCGCAGGAGGCTTCGTTGCTCCCCTGGCGGAATGTCCTGGCCAATGTCCGCCTGCCGCTGGAACTCGGCCCCCGGGCCGACGAGGCGGCCATGGACCAAAAAGCCTATGCCGCGTTGGACCTGGTCAACCTCACCGGCGTGGCCGACAAATACCCGCACCAGCTTTCCGGGGGCATGCGCCAGCGGGTCGCCCTGGCCCGGGCGCTGGTGGGCCAGGCGCGCCTGCTGCTGCTGGACGAACCCTTCGCCGCGCTGGACGATATCTCCCGCAACCAGCTCCATTTGGAGCTGCTGCGGATTCAGCGCCGGACCGGCATCACTGTTTTGATGGTGACCCACAATATTTTCGAAGCGGTCTTCCTCTCCCAGGCGGTGGTGGTCATGGGCGAAAAGCCCGGCCGCATCCTGGGCAGCGTCGCCATTGATCTCCCGGCCCAGCGGACGCTGAAGCTTTTGGGCACCCCGGCCTTCGGCAGTCTGGTCGGAGCGGTGCAAGAACTCTTGGAACAAGGTTGGAGCGATTATCATGGCAATGGCCGATAA
- a CDS encoding two-component system sensor histidine kinase NtrB, giving the protein MVFGGFTLNPRWRRALLALLALVCGGTYVRCFSRSRNQFLPDLGLDAGGGYPADAFHFLTERAPESDHPRPINTQAAAGAGHSAGILDAIRSGLVIIDPAGKVTAINWAGCAVLGLARAAVLDQPVAAAFAAQPEFRNILETALAARQTYQGYELAVADGGRERWLAIHATPLRDRDGRMAGWAVTFEDITEVRELRQRVAAAEKLAVMGELAAGIAHEVRNPLGAIRTSAQFLQDRTEPGDIAFRFPQLIIREVDRLEHLVGRLLKFARPAERAFQSADLHRLLEESLELAALKNGIGQIRFEKIFCPEAPRLFADAERLQQAFLNILLNAIDAMDGAGRITIQTAYQPERRQLRIEFSDSGAGIPPQRLSRIFDPFFTTRPQGTGLGLAIVRQIIAEHQGAIEVQSELGLGTTFVITLPVAISEAPARPRSAEQSS; this is encoded by the coding sequence ATGGTGTTCGGTGGATTCACTTTGAACCCGAGGTGGCGGAGGGCGCTCCTTGCCTTGCTCGCCTTGGTCTGCGGCGGCACCTATGTCCGGTGCTTCAGCCGCTCCCGGAATCAATTCCTTCCTGACCTAGGTTTGGACGCTGGCGGCGGCTACCCCGCTGATGCCTTCCATTTCCTGACCGAACGCGCGCCCGAATCCGACCATCCGCGGCCGATTAACACCCAAGCGGCGGCCGGCGCCGGGCATAGCGCCGGCATCCTGGACGCCATCCGCTCCGGCCTCGTCATCATCGACCCGGCGGGCAAAGTCACCGCCATCAACTGGGCCGGTTGCGCCGTTCTCGGGCTGGCGCGAGCGGCGGTCCTGGATCAGCCCGTGGCCGCGGCCTTCGCGGCGCAACCGGAGTTCCGAAACATTTTGGAGACGGCGCTGGCGGCGCGGCAAACTTATCAAGGATACGAACTGGCGGTGGCGGATGGCGGCCGGGAGCGCTGGCTGGCGATCCATGCCACGCCGCTGCGGGACCGGGACGGCCGGATGGCCGGATGGGCCGTCACCTTTGAGGATATCACCGAGGTCCGCGAACTCAGACAGCGGGTCGCCGCGGCGGAAAAACTGGCGGTCATGGGCGAGCTGGCCGCGGGAATCGCCCACGAGGTCCGCAATCCGCTGGGGGCGATCCGGACCAGCGCCCAATTTTTGCAGGACCGGACGGAGCCCGGGGATATCGCGTTCCGTTTCCCGCAACTCATCATCCGCGAAGTCGACCGGCTTGAGCACCTGGTCGGGCGGCTGTTGAAATTCGCCCGTCCGGCGGAGCGCGCTTTTCAATCCGCGGACCTCCACCGGCTGCTGGAAGAGTCGCTCGAACTGGCGGCCCTCAAAAACGGCATCGGCCAAATCCGCTTCGAAAAGATTTTCTGCCCGGAAGCCCCGCGGCTGTTCGCCGACGCCGAGCGCTTGCAGCAGGCTTTCCTGAATATCTTGCTCAATGCGATCGATGCCATGGACGGCGCGGGACGAATCACGATTCAAACCGCTTATCAGCCGGAACGGCGGCAATTGCGCATCGAGTTCAGCGATTCGGGCGCAGGAATCCCGCCGCAGCGGCTGTCCAGGATCTTCGATCCTTTCTTTACCACCCGTCCCCAAGGCACCGGTTTGGGTTTGGCGATTGTGCGCCAGATCATTGCCGAGCATCAAGGCGCCATCGAAGTCCAAAGCGAGTTGGGGCTGGGCACCACCTTTGTGATTACCTTGCCGGTGGCCATTTCCGAGGCGCCGGCGCGGCCCCGGTCCGCCGAACAGTCCTCCTGA
- a CDS encoding AzlD domain-containing protein codes for MNQEIVIIIAGAALATYATRFPLLVFDGAKKLPPGFGKYLSFIAPAVLTALIAPAILVKQGTVQFNWANSYLPAAFLSAVAAYYGKNPLLAVVTGVASVALLVCLG; via the coding sequence TTGAATCAGGAGATCGTCATCATCATTGCCGGCGCCGCGCTGGCCACTTATGCCACCCGTTTCCCGCTGCTGGTCTTCGACGGCGCCAAAAAGCTGCCCCCGGGATTCGGCAAGTATTTGAGCTTCATCGCTCCGGCGGTGCTGACCGCCTTGATTGCTCCGGCCATCCTGGTGAAGCAGGGAACGGTCCAGTTCAACTGGGCCAATTCTTATCTGCCGGCCGCGTTTCTGAGTGCGGTGGCCGCTTATTATGGCAAAAACCCGCTCCTGGCAGTGGTGACCGGCGTGGCGTCGGTTGCGCTCCTGGTCTGCCTCGGCTAA
- a CDS encoding YgjV family protein codes for MKDWMIQGIGFVGLILAFVSFQNKQKQGILFYQILASLAYLCHFFLLGAFTGSVMNLLGAVRNGVFYQQDQKGSGGRFWLYFFIAAYIASTVWTWKGYYSLLPMTGMIAGTISFWMKDPKWIRLIMLISPPCWFTYNLLSGSIPGMMTEVFNIISLAAALIRFDFARPAAGRK; via the coding sequence ATGAAGGACTGGATGATTCAAGGGATTGGTTTTGTGGGACTCATTCTAGCGTTCGTTTCATTTCAAAACAAACAGAAACAGGGCATTCTCTTCTATCAGATTCTGGCGTCCCTCGCCTACCTCTGCCACTTCTTTCTGCTGGGGGCATTCACCGGCTCGGTCATGAACCTGCTGGGCGCGGTCCGCAACGGCGTCTTTTATCAGCAGGACCAGAAAGGGAGCGGCGGCCGGTTCTGGCTGTATTTCTTCATCGCTGCCTATATCGCCAGCACCGTTTGGACCTGGAAAGGCTATTACAGCTTATTGCCGATGACCGGGATGATCGCCGGGACCATCAGCTTCTGGATGAAAGATCCCAAATGGATCCGGCTGATCATGCTGATCTCCCCGCCATGCTGGTTCACGTATAATCTGCTCTCCGGCTCCATCCCCGGAATGATGACCGAGGTTTTTAACATCATCTCCCTCGCCGCCGCGCTGATCCGCTTCGATTTCGCCCGGCCCGCCGCCGGCCGCAAGTAG
- a CDS encoding ABC transporter substrate-binding protein, producing the protein MKKLSSPWALGMLLLAVLLGAASLGLAKPRPRTLTIGMTYIPNVQFAPWYVAQERGYFREEGLEVKFDYRMDIDALQLVAAGQLDLAVAGGDQVITARAQGIPVSYLLTLYAKFPPAIVAKADSGIKSPRDLIGKRIGLPLYGTNLLAIKAILKKAGVAESQVQLVDVGYTQIPSLTAGKVDAVVGFANNEPVKLRAAGQAVNVIASWDYLNLVGHGLVTGEGQLKRSPELLRKMVRATQKGMRYALDEPDQTFAICLKYLPELGRDQQRIEKQVLYESLKLWENDYTRQHGLGRSDPKAWDESQRLMLELGLIKKTTPVRRLLQQQFLEAR; encoded by the coding sequence ATGAAGAAACTTTCGTCCCCATGGGCCCTCGGCATGCTGCTTTTGGCCGTGCTCCTCGGAGCCGCTTCCCTGGGGCTGGCGAAGCCGCGCCCCCGGACCCTGACCATCGGCATGACCTATATTCCCAACGTTCAGTTTGCCCCCTGGTACGTGGCGCAGGAACGGGGCTATTTCCGGGAGGAGGGCCTGGAGGTCAAGTTCGATTACCGGATGGACATCGACGCCTTGCAGCTGGTGGCGGCCGGCCAATTGGATCTGGCGGTCGCCGGCGGCGATCAGGTGATCACCGCCCGGGCCCAAGGGATCCCGGTCAGCTATCTATTGACGCTCTATGCCAAATTTCCGCCGGCCATCGTCGCCAAGGCGGACTCCGGGATCAAGAGTCCCCGGGACCTGATCGGCAAACGGATCGGCCTGCCGCTCTACGGGACGAACCTGCTGGCGATCAAGGCCATTCTGAAGAAAGCCGGCGTGGCCGAGTCCCAGGTCCAGCTGGTGGATGTGGGATATACCCAGATTCCCTCGCTGACCGCGGGCAAAGTCGACGCCGTGGTCGGTTTCGCCAACAATGAGCCGGTGAAGCTGCGCGCCGCCGGTCAAGCGGTGAACGTGATCGCTTCCTGGGATTACCTCAACCTGGTCGGGCACGGCCTGGTCACCGGGGAAGGCCAATTGAAACGTTCGCCGGAGCTGCTCCGCAAGATGGTCCGAGCCACGCAGAAAGGCATGCGCTATGCGCTGGACGAACCCGACCAGACCTTCGCCATCTGCCTGAAATACCTCCCGGAATTAGGCCGGGACCAGCAGCGCATCGAAAAACAGGTGCTGTACGAATCCTTGAAATTGTGGGAAAATGATTATACCCGGCAACACGGATTGGGCCGTTCCGACCCCAAAGCCTGGGACGAATCGCAACGGCTCATGCTGGAACTGGGCCTGATCAAAAAAACAACGCCGGTGCGGCGCCTGCTGCAGCAGCAGTTTTTAGAAGCCAGGTAA
- a CDS encoding ABC transporter permease, with protein sequence MAMADKPGNPPPETRRHSSYWPAVAGGLVFLLFWQFLAGFYEPFILPAPAEVWSRLLEFIRGGRLAGHFLMTFSEALGGFGLAALTALPLSYLLARHPALDQLLTPYIVGIQAVPIVALAPLLVIWFGFGITSKLLIAALVAFFPILTNGVIGLREVDPRLKELLTIMGAGPREIFWKLEFPSALPVLFGGLKLGMTLSVIGAVVGEFSGAGKGLGYLVNFARGSFDTPLIFVALIILALLGISFYLLLAGLEYWLMPWKRQR encoded by the coding sequence ATGGCAATGGCCGATAAACCCGGCAACCCGCCGCCGGAGACGCGGCGGCATTCCAGCTATTGGCCGGCCGTCGCCGGAGGACTGGTCTTCCTGCTCTTCTGGCAATTCCTGGCCGGTTTCTATGAACCGTTCATTCTGCCCGCGCCGGCCGAAGTCTGGAGCCGCCTGCTCGAATTCATCCGCGGCGGCCGGCTGGCCGGCCATTTCCTGATGACCTTCAGCGAGGCCTTGGGCGGTTTCGGCTTGGCGGCGCTGACCGCGCTGCCCCTCAGCTACCTGCTGGCGCGCCATCCGGCGCTGGATCAGCTGCTTACCCCGTACATCGTGGGGATCCAGGCGGTCCCCATCGTCGCGCTGGCGCCGCTCCTGGTGATCTGGTTCGGCTTCGGCATCACTTCGAAGCTGCTCATCGCCGCCCTGGTGGCCTTCTTCCCCATTCTCACCAATGGCGTGATCGGACTGCGCGAGGTCGATCCCCGCCTCAAAGAACTGCTCACCATCATGGGGGCCGGGCCGCGGGAGATCTTCTGGAAGCTGGAGTTCCCCTCCGCCCTGCCGGTGCTCTTCGGCGGTCTGAAGCTGGGGATGACGCTCTCGGTCATCGGCGCGGTGGTCGGCGAATTCTCCGGCGCCGGCAAGGGCCTGGGATATCTGGTGAATTTCGCCCGCGGCTCGTTCGACACGCCGCTGATCTTTGTGGCCCTGATCATCCTGGCCCTGCTGGGAATCAGTTTCTACTTGCTGCTGGCCGGATTGGAATACTGGCTGATGCCCTGGAAGCGTCAGCGCTGA
- a CDS encoding PLP-dependent aminotransferase family protein, with translation MLITIDRQSAVPVYLQISRQIAGMILSGVLPAGYRLPPERKLAAQLGINRSTVLNAYHELKADGYVDSRVGDGTVVLASAAGPPAAAAPYPLAWRHLFSQQAIRSQGLSLRDLMALASRDDVISFAAGVTAPELYPLERLGRLQAELMQEYGRRLFLHTPSEGIFSLRESIGRLLAGRGIQAEPDELLVLSGSQQGLDLIARAFLDPGDVVFVEETTFFYALQLFKASGARVIGMPMDENGLSVDWLESALTKLRPKFMYTLPTFQNPSGSVLDLSRRRKLLDLAYQYQIPIVEDDPYGELRYEGNPLPSLKALDHQGYVIYLSTFSKLLFPGLRVGWAAAPAPVIRQLKQMKQLMDLHASSLPQYLIDRLLRQDFLPGHLDGARREYARRLQVMHEELSEQAGADLVWRKPQGGLYLWCRLAEEINPVKLQVKAAEYKVAFIPGEVFCSEPPSADFIRLNFTFCHPELIREGVRRLARALRESREAAAPQERTGTDIQPLV, from the coding sequence ATGTTGATTACGATTGACCGCCAGAGCGCGGTCCCGGTGTATCTGCAGATCAGCCGCCAGATCGCGGGGATGATTCTGTCCGGGGTGCTTCCGGCCGGATACCGGCTGCCGCCGGAGCGGAAGCTCGCCGCGCAACTAGGGATCAACCGCAGCACGGTTTTGAATGCGTACCATGAATTGAAGGCCGACGGCTATGTCGACTCCCGGGTGGGGGACGGCACGGTGGTGCTGGCGTCGGCGGCCGGGCCGCCCGCCGCGGCCGCGCCGTACCCTTTGGCCTGGCGGCACCTTTTCAGCCAGCAAGCGATCCGGTCTCAGGGACTGTCGCTCCGGGACCTGATGGCCCTGGCCAGCCGCGACGACGTGATCTCCTTCGCCGCCGGCGTCACCGCGCCCGAACTTTACCCGCTGGAACGCCTGGGCCGGCTCCAGGCGGAACTGATGCAAGAGTATGGGAGACGGCTTTTCTTGCATACGCCGAGTGAGGGCATATTCAGCTTGCGGGAGAGCATTGGCCGGCTGCTGGCCGGCCGCGGCATTCAGGCGGAGCCCGATGAGTTGCTGGTGCTCTCCGGCTCGCAACAGGGCCTGGATCTGATCGCCCGGGCCTTTCTGGACCCCGGCGACGTGGTCTTCGTCGAAGAGACTACCTTTTTTTACGCACTGCAGCTCTTCAAGGCCAGCGGCGCCCGGGTCATCGGCATGCCGATGGACGAGAACGGCCTCTCCGTCGATTGGCTGGAATCGGCCCTGACCAAGTTACGGCCCAAATTCATGTATACCCTGCCGACCTTTCAAAACCCGTCCGGATCGGTGCTGGACCTAAGCCGGCGGCGCAAACTGCTGGACCTGGCCTATCAGTACCAGATCCCCATCGTCGAGGACGATCCTTACGGAGAATTGCGTTATGAGGGGAACCCCCTGCCATCGCTGAAGGCATTGGACCATCAGGGGTATGTCATTTACCTCAGCACCTTCTCCAAGCTGCTCTTTCCCGGCTTGCGGGTCGGGTGGGCGGCGGCGCCGGCGCCGGTGATTCGACAGCTCAAGCAGATGAAGCAGCTAATGGACCTGCATGCCAGCAGCCTGCCCCAGTATCTCATCGACCGGCTGTTGCGCCAGGATTTCCTCCCCGGGCACCTGGATGGCGCGCGCCGTGAATACGCCCGAAGGCTTCAGGTGATGCATGAGGAGCTGAGTGAGCAGGCCGGAGCGGATCTCGTCTGGCGCAAGCCCCAAGGCGGGCTGTATCTATGGTGCCGCCTGGCCGAGGAGATCAATCCCGTCAAGCTCCAGGTGAAGGCCGCCGAGTATAAAGTGGCCTTTATTCCGGGGGAGGTTTTTTGCAGCGAACCGCCCTCCGCCGACTTTATCCGGCTGAATTTCACCTTTTGCCACCCGGAGCTGATCCGGGAGGGAGTCCGGCGGCTGGCGCGGGCTCTGCGTGAGAGCCGCGAGGCGGCAGCGCCGCAAGAACGCACCGGAACCGATATCCAGCCGCTGGTATAG